Part of the Triticum urartu cultivar G1812 chromosome 2, Tu2.1, whole genome shotgun sequence genome, agcacgataagacataatGTTTTTCTCTGGCAGAAATCCAATAGTGACAAACTCTTTCAAGTTATCCTCAGTTACTGTGGaggggacccagttgcagactgTCGGTGCTTTTGATGGCATGATGAAAAAGGGgaagctgaaaagaaagtaattTTTTGGTTCAATTTATTTGATGAAGTTATAGGTCCATGATCATGATACAGATGAATCATGGCAGCTTAAagaagggctaatgacatataaaggAAAGCCGGAGccataagccgccatgactaaagataTTTAAAGGATGCTAGAAACAGAAAATGGCTAAGTGTTGGCAAAAACAAGTTTACCAAGTTGtcattattattttggatcaaatggtCGTTTCGAaaagaaaatattctagacctaaaaatctaGTACATATGAGTTTTTGAGTTATAATGAGGCATCTGTATAGAAAAAGGGGATCTACTGGTATAAAAATTGGACGCATAACAACTACCGCACGAGTTATGTGTTCCTTTTTGGATCAGAAGAGGCTGCAGAGGAAGAACTACAAGAAGATCCGTGATGAACAGCGAAGAACACCGATGAACTCACAACCCTAATACAGATCTAAGTGCGTGAGAAAGAAGGAACTTACGAGATGCAGATCTACTGTGAAGAGTCGTCGCGGTTCTCTGGACgagctcagggtgatgcagcggccaacaTTGAGGGCAACGGTGAGTGCTACGGCAGCGGCGGAGCTCGAGAAGCAGAGAGGTAGCGAGAAGATGGAAGGAAGAATAAAAAAGAAGAAGGACCGGCCaagcctatttataagggaaagAAGTGAACGGGCAGGAGCGAAAATTGAGGAAGACCAAaataatgattatccagctaAACGGACGCCTTGATTCTCGGAAGACATTAAAAGATAAAAGATCCGTTGAAGATGACGTCATAGCAGGCTTTCATGTTttcagaagatgacgtcatggcgggttacagagTTTTTTCAGACAGAGGAAGATGGATTTCGTCTAAatgttgaagattgacaaagaagaAATTTCAAGTCAACctgggcctaatgttggggatatagctactaggtatgacccgcccaggaggggtcgggtcaaccccaatggcgggttacaaaaagAAGCCCAAtaatattcaaggtgatagtttattaagacttgtagaaggcctaagcccagaggcggcttaaggcccaatattgtaaaccgccatatgtaaagaaagacttgtaaagaaaggcatataaacgaagtcaccgagccggacacgttttatgagccgtccgggactctgtaggccgccaggcgtcaacccgtgtatataaggggacgacccggcggcggcttaggacaagaaaacAAGAGATCGATAGCCAAGATAGCAGATTCGCTCCTTgatcatcgaaacctagcaatacaacatcaactggactaggctttaccttcaccgtaaagggccgaaccaatataaacctcttgtgtcctttgtcccgattaacccctttaagcttcctagttgtgatggccctacgactaagtcctttcgctaggacatctgtcgtgacaattccacgacaagaccgataaaatagaaaacctatcaagggcaaacctttggcTTGCATaaagtccacttgagctagatgtagacgatcttgacttcctcaagttggaccacctttcttgattgcgttggcttggtgaagactagtagattgctcccccatactccactatgggtgagccactcttcggcacatctccacaagtccattgtcaccacaatggacggcaagcttcaagcactcGATATCTTCGTGATGCatcacttgaacttgcacacagcaacctaaccccacaaagaactctcacgaagaccatggattagtacacaaagcgtaattgacaatgattaccataccatgggatcacttgatccctctcggtacatcgtCTACGCTTTGTGTGtcgatcaacttgattcactctttgacttagtcttgatcaacctctcacaagaccaatctttaggtaattccttgaatagcaccttggtcgacacaaactgtccttgaaaccaacacatgtactccaagaaaagcctatggacaaaaccttcaaatataactcaaggcaaccattagtccatagagattgtcatcaattaccaaaaccaaacatgggggcactgCATGTTCTTTCAACGTGGCCCCACTCGCCAGGAGGTAAAGGTCAAAGGCTTTGACTGGACGACGGTGCTTCCTTTGGACTTCTGTGAGTAGGggttggaggagggaggggaaAGTGAGCAATGTTGGATGCACGGGGTAAAACCTGAGCACAACTAAGCAACCAGGGCATGAAAATAGAAACAAGGCTCAATAAAATCAAGTCCGTAGCGTCTACCGATTTCGCCATATCCCCATTTCCCTCTTCTTTGAGACCAGGATTCCTTGTGTAATTTCATCCATCTCTTAATTTTTTTGAATCATTGAGTTTATCACTCAACATAGTCTAGCAGTTCAGTTCGACCCTATTTGAGAGACTCTATCTAGGAATCATCGGTGCCACACTTCCAAAGAAGGGCAGGACGCCTACCGGCGACGAAGGAGCACATAATTGTAGGCTTGTAGCTGCAACCGCGGTACATCACATGCCACATTGGATCCTTCCCGCAATGGCCCAGGAGAACCACTGTTACTTAtggaaaggactacgattgatcccctatacttgtgggtcatcagggacTAAGACTTGATCAAGCCGGCTGAGATCCACGTGACCAATGTCCAAACAATACACGGCGCTAGTCATGGCCTAAATGCACATTATTACCCCGCACTTTCCCGTAGGCTTGCGAGTGGATCAGAACTGCActcaagcccccccccccccccccccccccccccccccccccccccccccccccccccccccccccccccccccgcgcacgCCTCGAGCACCTCCGAGCTTCGCAACCGGGCAACATATCAGGCATGATTCGTGCAACCACAAGGCACGTCCATATTTTACCCGCACTAGCCCAGATTAGGCCGCTCGTACACTGTTGCCATGTCCCTAACCGCCGCGGCCTCAGTGAACCCCACTGCCACCCGTGCGTCAAGAGTCGTGGCAAGAGGAGGACACCCACTGCCCTTCTAGAAATCATCGGTGCCACACTTCCAAAGAAGGGCATGATGCCTGCCGGCAACGAAGGACACATAGTTGTAGGCTTGTAGCTGCCACCGCGGCACATCACATGCCACACCAGATCCTTCCCGGAATGGGCCAGGAGGACCGCCGCTACAAGTCAATGCCAGTGTCTCTTTGTTGACCGAGGCACCCGCTATCAAATCTAAGAGCCACGTTCACACCACGGTCAAGGATCGCTATTGTCGGCCACACCTTTGCCCGATGGTGGATGGGAAGAAGAGGGGCCATAGGGGTGGTGGCAGCTTAGGGTTGGGGGTACCACCCGAGTCACCCACTTGGGAACGATGCAAGCCTGCTTTTGTCACTAGCGCCGTTTCTTAGCCTCTGGATCTTTTTTTATATGTGAAGCGTAATCAATGAGGAAATGACGAAACCGTCTCTTATTTTACGCATAGATCATTAATTGTCGTATTTTTCATCTAATTATATCTGCGCCAATTCGGCTAAAAGTGGGATCTGCTACGATAGATACGCAACATATCTAAGAAATGCATTAGAATAGCAGATATCCAATTCGGCTCCGAGAGCATTTGCGCGTATCAAAAATATTAAAAATATTTTTGCAAATATCAAAAACAATACAAAAGTCTAAATTTGGGAGGGGCATGCTTTAATCGGCCTGATTAATTGGCGAATGCAAGTTTTAATCTGTTCATAGGATGAGTCATGGGCCTCGAGGGGTCGTATTAGGAATGGGCGCCTGGCTCGCCGCCCGAGGCAACGTGTAGACTATCCAACGGGGATAGGTGGCAATATATCCCTGATCTTCCGCGCATATATAAGCAAGCCTTCCTGTTCTCTCCTCCTCGCCATCTCCCTCGcactctccctctccctctctctccagCAGAGACAGGGGAAATACAGTGCGTGAAGCCGGCGGCGACTGGACGGCGGCCGGCGGAGGTCGATGGATCGGTCCAAGGAGTGGTGGCAGAAGGCGGTGGTGGTGCCGGTGAGGCGCGCGTGGGTCGTCGTCGCCGCGCGCCTGCGTCGCAAGAAACAGCATGGTGAGTCAACTTACTTGATTAGTAATTGCTACCTTGGCATGTCCATATCTTCTGGTGATCTGCATCGAGTTGCACGGTTAAGCATCCATACATGATTGCTTGGATTGTGTATTACAAGCAGCAAAGCTTGATCCATATAGCATCTGCGATTCCCTGCGTAATCCGGTGCCGATCAAATCGATCCGCTAGTAGGATTGCAACGCGTGAAAGGTCAAAGGTTTGAAGATCAACACGCAGGTGTTCTTCGTCCCGACGCGCACACACGTGAGCGGGCGAGCGGGCGGGCGCCTGACGTCTGAACCGATGGTGCGTACTTGCACGCGCGATTAGGATGGCGCAGCAGCAGCTTATGAATCTCGACTCACGAGGCGTCCCTTGCGTGCGCGGCCGTCGTCTAGTTTCTGCGCACACAACCGGACAAGCCATGCAGTCCTCCGTATAAATATCGGCATGCAGCGCTGCAGGATagatacatgcatgcatgcatacaCTACACATGCAAGCCTCTGCCTGGAAGTTTGTGGCATTAAATTGTTAAAAGAAGAACCGTTCTGGTGGGCAGGCACGTGGCCGCCGTGCATCTCATGCACGCGCACCACTGGACTCCATAGCCGACGACCATGCCGCACCTGCGCCTATCGTCGTAGTGGCATGGCAGACCTTGGTTTTCGTCTGTTTCTTCTTCGTACGCACCTCGTCGGGAAGGGGCGCCCGTATATCTAATCAGGCTTCACATGTATGGATGACGATGAGTTTgtccagggggggggggggggggggggggggaatgtTTGTTTCCTCTCTAGCAGTAAATGCCCATCTAGAgtaaaataaaagagagagattTAGTGTGAATTAATCATATCGATCCTGTTTCTTGGAGCATTTTCGTTTTTGCACATTGTATAGAGTGATTGTAGGAGAGTACGTTTTGTTTGCGCCGCTAGTGCAATGCTTAGAATTCGTTTCTTATAGTTATGCACCGCTTGACACGTATGTCCTATTTGATCATCAGTTCAGGAGTAGGAATTGGTTGAAGCGGGTAGACATGGACGAATGGGTGCCGCACTGTTGGGCGGCAACTGCCACTTCCTCCGGGGCGTGCTTCGCCGTTCTTCAGTCCTTGTTGTCTCTTGGCCACTGGCCAAAAGAACTATCTGTACGTATGTAGTGCGTCACCATACGTGCATCACTAGCGATGGAATGGGTAGACAGATAAGAGATAGCAGATACGTACATACACAGTACGTAGCGTAGGGACCGGACGATGGAGGGAAAGCGGCGGCATGGTCAGCGACACCTGCTCGCCGCTGTGCATGCGCGCCATGGACGCACGCGCGCGGCGGAAGCCACCTGCGCATGGCGTGGGACTGACCAGATGTAGTGATGTATGTGTTGCTGACGACTGAAACTTCTTATTTGTTCATTCagatggccggggcggcgcgctGGTGAAGCTCCACGACGACGTGCAGACGTGCGCGTACGAGGACGTGCAGGTCATGTGGGAGATGCTGCAGCGCTCCGAGACGGGGAAGATGATGGCCGGGGCGCCGCCGCCCAAGGGCTCCGCGCTCGTCTGGCTcggcccccgccgccgccaccactccATCGACCTCCGCCCCCGGTGCTGAGCGCCGGCCGCCGCAGCCTGTGTCATCGTCAGATAATGGAGAGAGTCAAGAGTCAGAGTCGCCCTGCTATATGCATATAGCTCCTTTGTCTCCTGCTTGATGTAAATATTTTGCAGTTAGTTTCGGTCAAGAGATACCAGTCTCTTTTTATGCCTTCTGCGTCAGTCTCTCACCTAGCTTCAGAAGTTCAGAACCATTTCATCGTCGGTCCCAAATGGAGCAAAGCATTGGGAGAAATTCGCTGGCCAGCTTTCGCTCTCTGTCAGCGACTCTGCAAAGCAACAGAATATCCAGTTCAGTCGCTATGTGGCAAAAACAAATTGCCAAAAAAGAACAAAGTTTGACATTTTTGACTTAGCCGTCTTCAGTAGAGATGTACACCAGCATCTGAAACTGCAGGCATATACAGAGCGCATCATAAACCTCCAGGGAAAGTCTGAAACAGGAACAGAGCAGAGTGCCCTAAGAAGCAGAGTTCATTTGCATTTCACAGCTCGAAATTGCATCCAAATTTATTGAGCAGGGTACCTTTCATTtcacttgtactccctccgtaaataaatataagagcttttagatcactaaagtagtgatctaaaaggtcttatatttgtttacggagggagtagtatctATCCAGTGTGGAGAACACGAGAGTTAATCCAGTCCAGAGATGAACAATTGAACACGAGAGGTAATCCAGTCCAGCTGAGATGAAAAATGGTGGCAACTCCAGTCTTCAGGGCTAAAGGCAAGGCCGTGATGTCGAGGGAGAACAGCAGATGCATCCAGTGCTCTGCAACAGGTATTGATATTCCAACACATCCATGTCAGCACACCAGGGAAATAGCAAGTTCTCCATAAAAGGTTATCCATAGTTCCCTTGCCATATTTAGAAACAACAGACCGCTTAAGCAACACATCCAGTAACACACAGGGTAGGTAGATTCATATCCAAATCTATCCTACAAAATATGAATAATACCATGACAGTGTGTACTACAACAAAACGGGAAAACTTTGCGATAATAAAATAAAGCATGGAGAATTAGAACTAAGCGGAGAAAACACAATGTATTGATAATACCTTAAATAACCGTCAGAGCCTCAGATAAGCCGGAGGGCAATTTCCAGCTTCTCAAACACTGGTGCGTATTCGAGAAAAAAGTTGCAGCTTCTCAAAGTTGATAAGAAATCAGATAAGTAAATAAAGGTTAGCACCAAATCCCCAACAGAGAGACGGAGAGGAATGCACTGATATCAATTATGTAAAGAGATGGATTCATCAAATCAATCTTGACAAATGTTTATGTCCAGAAAAGCTCATCTAAATATGTTCTTTATGATGTATCTGTGTGCTGGAGAATACTTGGGATATGAAACGATTGTAAATGGCAGCGATAGCTCACTGACGCAGACCACACAAGTGCACAGAGTTGACTGAATGGAACTTTTTAAACGTTACATAGAGCAGAAGATAAAGTTCAGGCATCATACTCGCAGCATGCATCTATCAACACAGGAAATGCGACCATTCAGGTACCGTCAGCGTTGCTTCTTCAAAATTTGGTAAACTAGCAAAGTCCCTACATGCAATTATATGGAACTGGAATTGTACCGGATATTTTTTTCCGTTCCAGAAGTAAATATTGGACAAAAAAGGTAAGATGGGATACCAAAATTTTGAACAAATAATCCATTTGCTCCAGGTGACAACAAGAGAACCGCGATCATGATACACCACTCAATTATGGATACATCTACCATTTCCTTTCTGGAGGACTCTACAGTAAAAACACAAGCACTTGAGACAACACACCAGCCGCCCCTGAACAGACACATGGGTGCCGAGGGTGAAAAGAGAAATATTGGATCTAGAATATAACTTGCAAAAAAGTTACAAAGAATTTAAATAAAATTAACATCCATGATCCTGAATTAGTACTGAAGATACTCTAGAAAATTTTGCAATCAATAATGTACATCCTGACCTAGAAACTTACAGAACATTTTCCTATAAGTTACAAGACAGCACTTGCATTTTGCTGTCCTCTGTCCCTTTATGCCAGATGTTACATAGAAGTCGGGACTTATGGATGTAACAGTCTCCACCGCGGGAGTGCTAATGAACCCTATGCAGCATGAACAGAAGATGACTTCCTTTATTGGGGCATCAGTTATCAGGACAAAAGAATTGACTTTCTTTCACAACAAATCTGGGAGCAGAATTCTGCCTTGATCCCCAaacatgcatcttctatgatgtgaCTGCAGTATTGTTACTTCAGCTTGAATGTACATCAGATGGGGCACGAAGAAATACATCGGACAAAATTTCATCTGAACTAGCAAGCTCCATCTGTCAGTCGTTTTCCTCCGAAGGACGTAGACATATCTTCTCAAGGAGGACTGGCCAGTCCTCCCCAAGCTGTTGAGGGTTTAGCTGCATGGCTACACTGAAATCATGAGCAGAGATCAAGTGTTGACTTCTGCTATCATTTGTAGCATCTGATTGTCCA contains:
- the LOC125539963 gene encoding uncharacterized protein LOC125539963 produces the protein MDRSKEWWQKAVVVPVRRAWVVVAARLRRKKQHDGRGGALVKLHDDVQTCAYEDVQVMWEMLQRSETGKMMAGAPPPKGSALVWLGPRRRHHSIDLRPRC